Below is a window of Paramagnetospirillum magneticum AMB-1 DNA.
CATTAATCGGCATCGCCGGGCGGAATTTGCTATTGCATTGCACAATATGACGGGAGTTCAGGGATGTCAACGCGCACCCCCCGGCACCCACAGGACGTCTTCAGCCCCGTTGCCGTTGGCGACGCGGGCCAGGACGAACAGCAGATCCGACAGGCGATTGGCGTAGATGATCGCCTGGGGATTGACCGCCTCGACATCGGACAGGGCGACCATCAGGCGCTCGGCGCGGCGCACCACCGTGCGGGCGTGGTGCAGATGGGCGGCGAGCGGCGAGCCGGCGGGCAGGATGAACGAGGCGAGCGGCGCCAGGGACTCATTGGCCGCATCAATCTCGGCCTCCAGGCGATCCACCTGGGATTGGACGACGCGCAGGCGCGTCCCGGGGACCTCGTCGGCGGCGGCGGGAGTGCAAAGGTCCGCGCCCAGGTCGAACAGGTCGTTCTGCACCCTTTGCAGCAGCGCCATCATCGCGCCCTCGGCGTGCAGGCGGGCCAGGCCGACGACCGCATTGGCCTCGTCCACCGTGCCGTAGGCCTCAACCCGAAGATCGTGCTTGCCCACCCGGGTGCCGTCGCCCAGTGAGGTCTTGCCCTTGTCGCCCGACCGGGTATAGATGCGCGTCAGGGTCACCATCGCCGTCTTTCCTTTTCCAAGCCGAAAAGGTTTATGACACGGAGACGGGCGAAACCTCTATACTCGGCTTTCCTCGGACCACACCGAATTCGGGCATCATGCGCTTATCCCCCATCATGAGCGGCTATATCGGGCGGCAATTCGCCTCGGCCTTCGCCACCGTCCTGCTGGTGATTCTGGGGATCATCCTGCTGTTCGACGTGATCGAGCTGATCCGCCGCGCCGCCGGACGGCCGGAACTGGGCATCACCCCCATTCTGCTGATGGCGTTCTTCAAGCTGCCGCAGATGCTGCATACCATCCTGCCCTTCGCGGTGATGATCGGCTCCATGGTGTGCTTCTGGCGCCTGACCCGCACCCATGAACTGGTGGTGGCCCGCGCCGCCGGCATTTCCGTCTGGCAGTTCATCACGCCGGTGCTGGCCGTGGCCGGAATTTTCGGCATCTTCGAGATCACCACCTTCAACCCCATGGCCGCCGCCATGTACGGCCGCTATGAACGTCTGCAGGACGAATTGCTGGCGACCAAGGCCAGCGCCTTCGACATTTCAGAGGTGGGGCTGTGGCTGCGCGAGCCCCACGAGAACGGCGAGATGGTGGTCCACTCCGAGACGGTGCGCCAGGATGGGCTGGTCCTCCACATCCGCGATGCGCATTTCTTCCTGTACGACCGGCCCGACCACTTCCACCAGCGCATTTCCGCCGAATCCGCCACCCTGGTGGACGGCGCCTTCGAGGTGCGGCGGGCCTGGGTGATGGAAGGCGGCAAGCCCTCGGTCTTCAAGGAACAGATGCACATTCCCACCCAACTGACCCTGGACCGCATCCACGATAATTTCGCGTCGCCGGAAACCCTGTCCTTCTGGCAATTGCCCGGCTTCATCCGGTTCTTCGAGCGAGCGGGCTTCACCGCCAACAAGCATCGTCTGTATCTGCAGTCGCTGCTGGCCTCACCGGTGCTCTATTGCGGCATGGTCCTGATGGCGGCGGTGTTTTCGTTGCGACCCAACACCCGGTCCGGCGGCCTGCTGGCCCGCATCGGCGCCGGCGTGGCCGCCGGTTTCGCCGTCTACTTCTTTTCCAAGGTGATCTATGCCCTGGGCCTGTCGGCGACCCTGCCCCAGACTCTGGCGGCCTGGACGCCGCCGCTGTTCGCCGGACTGATCGGCTTGTCAGGACTGTTCCATCTCGAGGACGGCTGATGGGGTCAGCCGTGTTCCGCAATCCCTGGACCTGGGTCCTTGCCGCCCTGGTGCCGCTGACGCTGTTTCCCCAGATCGACCTTGCCGCCTCGGCGCTGTTCTTCGACGCCCAGGCGCGCGGCTTTCCCTTTCGCGTTCACCCCATCGGCGAATTCGCCCGCAAGATTCTGCCCATCTTCCTGTTCACCGCCGCCGGGCTGATCGCCCTGGCCGGAGCGGCGGCGGCGATTCTCAAGCGTCCGGTGGCGGGCATCCGGCCGCCCATGGCGCTGCTGGTAGTGGGCTCCCTGGCGCTGGGGCCGGGCCTGGTGGTCAATGTCATTCTCAAGGATTACTGGGGGCGGGCGCGCCCCTCGACCATCGCCGAATTCAACGCCGGCCACCAGCCCGACCGCCGCTACACCCCGCCGCTGATTATCTCCGACCAGTGCCCCGACAATTGCTCTTTCCCATCGGGCCACGCCGCCCTGGGCTTTTGGACCGTATCGCTGGCCCTGATCGCCCCGCCCCGCCGCCGCCGCGCCGCCTTTGCCGCCGCCCTGGCCTTCGGGCTGGCCATGGGAGCGGTCAGAATCGCTCAAGGCGGGCATTTTCTGTCGGATGTCGCCTATTCGGGCGCAATCGTCGTCGGCCTGACCATGGGGTTGTACCGGATTATTCGCCGCCACGACCGCAGTGCAGCACAAAAAAATAATTATCAGGAGCCCTTGCGCGGCCCGTAACCCCCTATGCGGGCGCCTGATTCTCAGGTAATGATATAGCTTCAGGCTGACCTTGGCGCGCTGAGCCGGGCGGAATGCCCTCGCGTGGGTGCGGGGGATTTTGTTTACTTACGACGAGAATGACACATGGCATGGAACCGAGATAATCATGGCAGGGGCGAGCGCGGACGCGGTCGTCGGGACGACTTTGGCGAGCCGGCTTTCGACCCGCGTCCTTCGCGGCCGATGGCGCCCAGCTCCTTTGACCGTCAGATGGTCAGTCAGGCGAACGTCAGCGCCACTGTGAAGTGGTTCAATGCCTCGAAGGGCTTCGGCTTCGTCGCCCCGTCCGACGGCAGCCCCGACGCTTTCCTGCACATTTCCGCTCTCGAGCGCGCCGGCCTGACCCAGGTCGCCGAAGGCGCGACCCTGGTGGTCGACCTGGGCGCCGGGCAGCGTGGCCCGCAGGTGGTGATGGTCCATGAAGTGGACAGCACCACCGCCACCCCGCGCGCCCCGCGCCGGGAAGAGCGCGGCCCGACCGAGACCGTGGAGGGCGTGGTCAAGTTCTTCTCCGCCGAGAAGGGCTTTGGCTTCGTCGCTTGCGATCAGGGCGGCAAGGACGTGTTCGTGCACGTGAAGGCGCTGGAGCGCTCCGGGATCAAGACCCTGGAATCCGGTCAGCGCGTCCGCGTCACCACCACCCTGGGGCTGAAGGGCCCGCAGGCGGATACCGTCGCGATCATCTAGGTCGTAGGACCCAGGCCCTCCCCTCTCGGCGGGGGGCCTGGAACGACCCGGATGAATTTTTGTTGACCTGAATTCTGCATTCTGGTACCACAATGCTCATTACTGCTTTGTCTCCCTGACATTGGGCGGGACGCGGCGATGAGCCGGGTCCCGCCACTTTTTTGCCCGCCCCGGAATTCGGGGCCTGGGACGCGCCGGGC
It encodes the following:
- a CDS encoding cob(I)yrinic acid a,c-diamide adenosyltransferase, producing MVTLTRIYTRSGDKGKTSLGDGTRVGKHDLRVEAYGTVDEANAVVGLARLHAEGAMMALLQRVQNDLFDLGADLCTPAAADEVPGTRLRVVQSQVDRLEAEIDAANESLAPLASFILPAGSPLAAHLHHARTVVRRAERLMVALSDVEAVNPQAIIYANRLSDLLFVLARVANGNGAEDVLWVPGGAR
- a CDS encoding cold-shock protein, with amino-acid sequence MAWNRDNHGRGERGRGRRDDFGEPAFDPRPSRPMAPSSFDRQMVSQANVSATVKWFNASKGFGFVAPSDGSPDAFLHISALERAGLTQVAEGATLVVDLGAGQRGPQVVMVHEVDSTTATPRAPRREERGPTETVEGVVKFFSAEKGFGFVACDQGGKDVFVHVKALERSGIKTLESGQRVRVTTTLGLKGPQADTVAII
- the lptG gene encoding LPS export ABC transporter permease LptG, coding for MRLSPIMSGYIGRQFASAFATVLLVILGIILLFDVIELIRRAAGRPELGITPILLMAFFKLPQMLHTILPFAVMIGSMVCFWRLTRTHELVVARAAGISVWQFITPVLAVAGIFGIFEITTFNPMAAAMYGRYERLQDELLATKASAFDISEVGLWLREPHENGEMVVHSETVRQDGLVLHIRDAHFFLYDRPDHFHQRISAESATLVDGAFEVRRAWVMEGGKPSVFKEQMHIPTQLTLDRIHDNFASPETLSFWQLPGFIRFFERAGFTANKHRLYLQSLLASPVLYCGMVLMAAVFSLRPNTRSGGLLARIGAGVAAGFAVYFFSKVIYALGLSATLPQTLAAWTPPLFAGLIGLSGLFHLEDG
- a CDS encoding phosphatase PAP2 family protein — translated: MFRNPWTWVLAALVPLTLFPQIDLAASALFFDAQARGFPFRVHPIGEFARKILPIFLFTAAGLIALAGAAAAILKRPVAGIRPPMALLVVGSLALGPGLVVNVILKDYWGRARPSTIAEFNAGHQPDRRYTPPLIISDQCPDNCSFPSGHAALGFWTVSLALIAPPRRRRAAFAAALAFGLAMGAVRIAQGGHFLSDVAYSGAIVVGLTMGLYRIIRRHDRSAAQKNNYQEPLRGP